A part of Misgurnus anguillicaudatus chromosome 6, ASM2758022v2, whole genome shotgun sequence genomic DNA contains:
- the ppip5k1b gene encoding inositol hexakisphosphate and diphosphoinositol-pentakisphosphate kinase 1 isoform X7: MSESKQVACDGGLPRFMIGCENDESKELDVIDMRDISRSYGEDEDEDQSMEPQIVVGICSMMKKSNSKPMTEILERLCKFEYITVVIFSEEVILNEPVEKWPLCDCLISFHSKGFPLDKAVSYAKLRNPLLINDLNMQYFIQDRRQVYRILQEEGIDLPRYAVLNRDPDRPEECNLVESEDHVEVNGEIFHKPFVEKPVCAEDHNVYIYYPTSAGGGSQRLFRKIGSRSSVYSPESTVRKTGSYIYEEFMPTDGTDVKVYTVGPDYAHAEARKSPALDGKVERDSEGKEIRYPVMLTAMEKLVARKVCLAFKQTVCGFDLLRANGHSFVCDVNGFSFVKNSMKYYDDCAKVLGNMVMRELAPQFHIPWSIPMEAEDIPIVPTTSGTMMELRCVIAVIRHGDRTPKQKMKMEVRNALFFDLFEKYGGYKTGKLKLKKPKQLQEVLDIARQLLAELVQHNDCEIEEKKSKLEQLKTVLEMESSLNHNQYGHFSGINRKVQLTYLANRQPKASSGEEDSQKEGPSLLLVLKWGGELTPAGRVQAEELGRAFRCMYPGGQGDYAGFPGCGLLRLHSTYRHDLKIYASDEGRVQMTAAAFAKGLLALEGELTPILVQMVKSANMNGLLDSDSDSLTDCQQRVKARLHEIMQKNRDFSEEDYHKLAPTGSPSLVNSMEVIVNPVSICDQVYTLIQSLTSQICKRLEDPKSANLQLYHSETLELMLQRWSKLERDFRMKNGRYDISKIPDIYDCVKYDTQHNSSLGLEDMLELFRLSRALANIIIPQEYGLTKAEKLDIASAYCLPLMKKIQLDLQRTHEDEAVNKLHPLYSRGVMSPGRHVRTRLYFTSESHVHSLLNIFRYGGLLDELKDEQWKQAMDYLSAVTELNYMTQIVIMLYEDNNKDPSSEERFHVELHFSPGVKGCKDEDNAPMGFGFRPASSENHEKQTNPGSLEDLSQDEPDRAVVSEPISIQRKSPLIRNRKAGSMEVLSESNTSSRGAAFRIFPSTSRQSPEIKPSGLGAQCAGLFSASFPNLRDLSRAPRKKTASHRSLSSRGGFEGCSMVPSIYPLETLHNSLSLKQVDEFLTGVCKNGSETQFKRLKSLSAMFESHAEPSIDVESPETPVSTPVQSSQPPDRPLWYSSGPDSTVSSAGPSSPSVTEPSSNSGFNSE; the protein is encoded by the exons ATGTCGGAGTCAAAGCAAGTGGCATGCGATGGTGGACTTCCTCGGTTCATGATTGGCTGTGAGAACGATGAGAGCAAAGAACTAGATGTTATAGACATGAGAGACATCTCAAGGTCTTATGGGGAGGATGAAGACGAGGATCAG TCAATGGAGCCTCAGATAGTGGTGGGGATCTGCTCCATGATGAAGAAATCTAACTCCAAACCAATGACTGAAATCCTGGAGAGACTCTGTAAATTTGAGTACATAACCGTAGTGATTTTTTCTGAGGAGGTTATTCTCAATGAACCAGTGGAGAAGTGGCCGCTGTGTGATTGCCTCATTTCTTTCCATTCCAAAG GATTTCCCCTTGACAAAGCAGTGAGTTATGCCAAACTACGAAACCCCCTCCTCATCAATGACCTCAACATGCAGTATTTTATTCAGGACAG GAGGCAAGTGTACAGGATTCTTCAGGAGGAGGGCATCGACCTTCCACGCTATGCAGTGTTGAACCGGGACCCTGACAGACCAGAGG AGTGTAACTTAGTCGAGAGTGAGGACCACGTTGAAGTGAATGGGGAAATATTTCACAAACCCTTTGTGGAGAAGCCTGTCTGCGCAGAAGACCACAATGTGTACATCTATTATCCAACATCAGCTGGTGGAGGCAGTCAACGCCTGTTTAGAAAG ATCGGCAGTCGGAGTAGTGTGTACTCTCCTGAAAGCACCGTTCGAAAGACTGGCTCGTATATCTATGAGGAATTCATGCCCACAGATGGAACGGATgtaaag GTTTACACAGTAGGACCTGATTATGCCCACGCAGAGGCCCGTAAGTCTCCCGCTCTAGATGGAAAAGTGGAGCGCGATAGTGAAGGAAAAGAGATTCGGTATCCTGTGATGCTTACCGCGATGGAAAAACTTGTGGCCAGAAAAGTGTGTCTTGCATTTAAG CAAACAGTTTGTGGTTTTGATCTCCTTCGAGCAAACGGGCATTCGTTCGTTTGTGACGTCAATGGTTTCAGCTTTGTAAAGAACTCCATGAAATACTATGACGATTGTGCCAAAGTTTTGGG AAACATGGTGATGCGAGAGCTGGCTCCTCAGTTCCACATTCCCTGGTCTATCCCTATGGAAGCAGAGGACATCCCTATTGTCCCGACTACCTCAGGAACCAT GATGGAACTCCGTTGTGTTATTGCTGTAATTCGGCATGGTGATCGGACGCCCAAACAGAAGATGAAGATGGAGGTTCGAAATGCCTT GTTTTTTGATCTGTTTGAAAAGTATGGCGGCTATAAGACTGGAAAACTCAAACTAAAGAAACCAAAACAACTCCAG GAAGTGCTGGACATTGCCCGTCAGCTCCTGGCAGAACTCGTCCAGCACAACGACTGCGAGATTGAAGAAAAGAAATCCAAACTCGAGCAACTAAAGACCGTTCTGGAGAT GGAATCCAGCCTGAACCATAATCA gtATGGCCATTTTTCAGGGATCAACAGGAAGGTACAGCTGACCTACCTGGCAAACAGGCAACCCAAAGCATCCAGTGGGGAAGAAg ATTCTCAGAAAGAGGGTCCATCCTTGCTCCTGGTTTTAAAGTGGGGAGGAGAGCTGACACCAGCAGGTAGAGTTCAGGCTGAGGAGCTTGGACGAGCCTTCCGTTGCATGTACCCTGGTGGACAAG GAGACTATGCTGGATTCCCTGGCTGTGGCCTTCTGCGTTTACACAGCACTTACCGACACGACCTCAAAATTTACGCTTCCGATGAGGGTCGAGTGCAAATGACTGCTGCAGCATTCGCTAAG GGTCTGTTAGCACTGGAAGGGGAGTTGACTCCAATCCTCGTTCAGATGGTCAAGAGCGCCAACATGAACGGACTGCTGGACAGTGACAGCGATTCCCTCACCGACTGCCAGCAGAGAGTCAAAGCTCGATTACACGAGATCATGCAGAAGAACAGAGACTTCAGTGAGGAAGACTACCATAAG CTGGCTCCAACCGGCAGCCCGTCTCTGGTGAACTCCATGGAGGTGATTGTTAATCCGGTCAGCATTTGTGACCAGGTTTACACCCTGATTCAGAGTCTCACTTCTCAAATCTGCAAAAGGCTGGAAGACCCCAAATCTGCAA ACCTGCAGCTGTACCACAGTGAGACTCTAGAGCTCATGCTTCAACGGTGGTCCAAACTGGAGCGAGACTTCCGCATGAAAAACGGCCGCTATGACATCAGCAAGATCCCGGACATCTACGACTGCGTAAAGTACGACACCCAGCACAACAGCTCTCTGGGGTTAGAGGACATGTTGGAGCTCTTCCGCCTCTCGAGAGCTCTCGCCAACATCATCATCCCTCAG GAGTATGGATTAACTAAAGCCGAAAAGCTGGACATTGCTAGTGCCTACTGCCTGCCTCTGATGAAAAAGATTCAACTGGATCTTCAAAGGACACATGAAGATGAAGCCGTCAACAAGCTCCACCCACT GTACTCGCGAGGAGTGATGTCACCGGGTCGGCATGTTCGGACCCGGCTTTATTTCACCAGTGAGAGCCACGTGCACTCCCTGCTTAATATCTTCCGCTATGGCGGCCTGTTAGAC GAGCTGAAAGATGAACAGTGGAAACAGGCTATGGACTACCTCAGTGCTGTAACTGAACTCAACTATATGACACAGATTGTTATAATGCTGTACGAGGATAATAACAAG GACCCTTCCTCGGAGGAACGCTTCCATGTAGAGTTACACTTCAGTCCCGGGGTAAAGGGGTGCAAGGATGAAGATAATGCTCCAATGGGTTTTGGGTTTCGCCCTGCCTCCTCTGAG AACCATGAGAAACAAACAAACCCAGGCAGTCTTGAGGACCTTTCCCAAGATGAACCCGACAGGGCTGTGGTGTCGGAACCAATAAGCATTCAAAGGAAGTCGCCACTAATCCGCAATCGCAAGGCTGGATCTATGGAG GTTCTTTCAGAGAGCAACACATCTTCCCGCGGAGCCGCCTTTCGTATCTTCCCATCGACTTCTCGCCAGTCCCCTGAGATCAAACCCAGCGGGCTAG GCGCCCAGTGTGCAGGGCTTTTCAGCGCCTCCTTCCCCAACCTGAGAGATCTTTCACGAGCTCCCCGCAAAAAGACCGCCTCTCACAGGAGTCTGTCTTCTCGAGGTG